A genome region from Methylobacterium sp. FF17 includes the following:
- a CDS encoding YybH family protein translates to MTSQGQAIADLWDQTFNKGDTAALGRLYADDGKVLPSGGSPVQGSQDIANFFADLQAKGFKDHKITVQDASEKGETLILTGLWQLTGPGEGGQAQSYGGNWVNVLERQGDGWRSLLHTWN, encoded by the coding sequence ATGACCTCACAAGGCCAGGCTATCGCTGATCTCTGGGACCAGACCTTCAACAAGGGCGACACTGCCGCGCTCGGAAGGCTCTACGCCGACGATGGCAAAGTGCTCCCCTCGGGAGGCTCACCGGTTCAAGGCTCCCAGGATATTGCCAACTTCTTTGCGGACCTGCAGGCAAAAGGCTTCAAGGATCACAAAATCACGGTTCAGGACGCCTCGGAGAAGGGGGAGACCCTGATCCTTACGGGCCTCTGGCAGCTGACTGGCCCCGGGGAGGGCGGCCAGGCGCAAAGCTACGGAGGAAACTGGGTCAACGTACTTGAGCGGCAGGGTGACGGCTGGCGCAGCTTGCTCCACACTTGGAACTAA
- a CDS encoding helix-turn-helix domain-containing protein, with translation MLNDTLKKPGRQSTIARHPRRHEIELACAAGLSLRDVAEHFGVTRASVDRYWHALPQDERTYLTTMAQELEEHQASLRRVFASAMARARSSPVLMPGRGREQGHAHAA, from the coding sequence ATGTTAAACGACACCCTCAAGAAGCCCGGTCGTCAGAGCACCATCGCCAGGCATCCCCGGCGCCATGAGATCGAGTTGGCCTGTGCCGCCGGTCTCAGCCTGAGGGACGTTGCCGAGCACTTTGGTGTCACCCGAGCCAGCGTAGACCGCTACTGGCACGCCCTCCCCCAGGACGAACGCACCTATCTCACCACCATGGCGCAGGAACTGGAGGAGCATCAGGCTTCGCTCCGGCGCGTGTTCGCGTCCGCCATGGCCAGGGCCCGCTCCAGCCCGGTGCTGATGCCAGGACGTGGGCGGGAGCAGGGGCACGCCCATGCAGCCTGA
- a CDS encoding alpha/beta hydrolase, translating to MALSTLTACAGRPTGVLLPIADTQQSPGTSRVDMLVATTRKAATDRGVLFSGERGDAVTYTHLAVSIPPDATRQPGSVQWPKSLPGNPATDFVALRAEPVERAKVAEWTGRTGRRGAKRHVLVFLHGFNNKFEDAVFRFAQIVHDAGAEVAPVLFTWPSRGSVLAYGYDRESTNFSRNGLETLLRDLARDPNVGEVTVLAHSMGNWLTLESLRQMAIRDRRVAPKIRNVILAAPDVDMDLARAAFHDMGPDRPRLTLMVSGDDQALAVSRLVWGDSVRLGAIDPTVEPYRSELARQNIGVLNLSTVKGDDPLNHGKFASGDVVALLGKRLADGQPISDGQIGIGDRLVSTAASAASTVATGAALAVAAPVAIIDPQTRETYGEHLSSVGNGFKDTIGSTVDLAGAPMRAVAGGR from the coding sequence ATGGCGCTCTCGACGCTCACCGCCTGCGCCGGGCGCCCGACCGGCGTGCTGCTGCCCATCGCCGACACCCAGCAATCACCGGGCACGTCCCGCGTCGACATGCTGGTCGCGACGACGCGCAAGGCGGCGACCGACCGCGGTGTGCTGTTCTCGGGCGAGCGCGGCGATGCCGTGACCTACACGCACCTCGCCGTCTCGATCCCGCCTGATGCAACGCGCCAGCCCGGCTCCGTGCAGTGGCCGAAGTCACTGCCGGGCAACCCAGCCACCGATTTCGTGGCGCTACGCGCCGAACCGGTCGAGCGTGCGAAGGTCGCGGAATGGACGGGTCGCACCGGCCGGCGAGGGGCCAAGCGCCACGTCCTCGTGTTCCTGCACGGCTTCAACAATAAGTTCGAGGACGCCGTTTTCCGCTTCGCGCAAATCGTCCACGACGCCGGCGCCGAGGTCGCACCAGTGCTGTTCACCTGGCCCTCGCGCGGCTCTGTGCTGGCCTACGGCTACGATCGGGAGAGCACGAACTTCTCGCGCAACGGACTGGAGACCCTGCTGCGCGACCTCGCTCGAGACCCGAACGTCGGTGAGGTCACGGTGCTCGCTCACTCCATGGGCAACTGGCTGACGCTAGAAAGCTTGCGCCAGATGGCCATCCGCGATCGGCGTGTTGCCCCCAAAATTCGCAACGTCATCCTGGCCGCTCCGGACGTCGACATGGACCTTGCACGGGCGGCATTCCACGACATGGGACCAGATAGGCCGCGTCTGACGCTGATGGTGTCCGGTGACGACCAAGCCCTGGCGGTCTCCCGACTGGTTTGGGGCGATAGCGTACGGCTCGGTGCCATCGATCCGACGGTCGAGCCATACCGGTCAGAGCTCGCGCGGCAGAACATCGGTGTCCTGAACCTGTCGACGGTGAAGGGCGACGATCCGCTGAACCACGGCAAGTTCGCCTCGGGCGACGTGGTCGCTTTGCTGGGTAAGCGGCTTGCTGACGGACAGCCGATCTCGGACGGGCAGATCGGCATCGGTGACCGGCTGGTCAGCACCGCCGCTAGTGCCGCCTCGACGGTTGCAACCGGTGCCGCGCTAGCCGTGGCCGCTCCGGTTGCCATCATCGATCCACAGACGCGCGAGACCTACGGCGAGCACCTCTCGAGCGTCGGCAACGGCTTCAAGGACACTATCGGCTCGACGGTCGATCTGGCCGGTGCGCCAATGCGTGCGGTTGCAGGCGGTCGGTGA
- a CDS encoding MerR family transcriptional regulator produces the protein MTFRGIADVAEDLDVEQHVLRFWETRFPQVRPMRRNGRRYYRPEDVALLKGVRELLHVQRLSIEGAQRVLRTKGITFVCAVGRGEATALDPLDAPDRIALADLSLEQRDALSSALADPVACRALADRCLAQAQGGGARHA, from the coding sequence ATGACGTTTCGAGGCATCGCCGACGTGGCCGAGGATCTGGACGTTGAGCAGCACGTGCTCCGGTTCTGGGAGACCCGGTTCCCGCAGGTGCGCCCCATGCGGCGGAACGGTCGCCGATACTACCGACCCGAGGACGTGGCTTTGTTAAAGGGGGTCCGCGAGCTACTCCACGTCCAACGCCTCAGCATCGAGGGCGCGCAGCGAGTACTCCGTACCAAGGGCATCACCTTCGTCTGCGCGGTGGGCCGGGGGGAGGCCACCGCCCTCGATCCCCTTGATGCTCCGGACAGGATCGCCCTGGCTGATCTCTCGCTGGAGCAGAGGGACGCTCTGTCGTCGGCGTTGGCCGATCCGGTTGCTTGCCGCGCTCTCGCTGATCGGTGCCTCGCTCAGGCTCAGGGCGGAGGAGCTCGCCATGCCTGA
- a CDS encoding MucR family transcriptional regulator has translation MSENTETRTTDFLGPTGDIVAAYVSNNSIRPADLLDLIRTIHAALNGLASGSTQAPAEAQVEKPTAAQVRKSVHPDSIVSFLDGKTYKTLKRHLGVHGLDAQDYRQRFGLPADYPMVASAYAARRSELAKATGLGRTVNRGGDAQPRGKGRERAA, from the coding sequence ATGTCTGAAAACACCGAAACCCGAACGACCGACTTCCTGGGCCCGACCGGCGACATCGTCGCTGCGTACGTGTCGAACAATTCCATTCGCCCGGCCGATCTGCTGGACTTGATCCGTACCATCCACGCTGCTCTGAACGGGCTTGCCAGCGGCAGCACGCAAGCGCCCGCAGAAGCCCAGGTCGAGAAGCCGACGGCGGCGCAGGTCCGCAAGTCAGTTCACCCGGACAGCATCGTCAGCTTCCTGGACGGCAAGACCTACAAGACGCTGAAGCGCCACCTCGGCGTGCACGGCCTTGATGCGCAGGACTACCGCCAGCGCTTCGGCCTGCCGGCCGACTATCCGATGGTCGCGTCAGCCTACGCAGCGAGACGATCCGAGCTCGCGAAGGCGACAGGTCTCGGCCGGACCGTCAATCGCGGCGGGGACGCGCAGCCCCGGGGCAAGGGCCGCGAAAGGGCCGCTTGA